The Candidatus Thermoplasmatota archaeon genome has a segment encoding these proteins:
- a CDS encoding TIGR00289 family protein, which yields MKIACLISGGKDSLYALYIALQYGWDITHIVTISPKKLSWMYHTENIHLVDSVAESMRIPLIKKESYANKEEELEDLKSALNGLAIDGIVSGAIASEYQRTRIEKVCHELNIKSFMPLWHKKEEILMEEMIEAGFDIMIVAVAAEGLGEKWLGRIIDKDCLEELIQIRERYDINVSGEGGEYETFVLDCPLYRKKLVIEESEKERDGERVTLNIKKVGMKSKE from the coding sequence ATGAAAATAGCATGTCTAATTTCTGGAGGGAAGGATTCACTGTATGCATTGTATATTGCCCTCCAGTACGGCTGGGATATAACGCATATCGTAACCATCAGCCCAAAAAAACTTTCATGGATGTATCATACAGAAAATATTCACCTCGTAGATTCGGTTGCAGAGAGTATGAGAATCCCTCTTATAAAAAAAGAAAGTTATGCGAATAAGGAAGAGGAACTGGAGGATTTAAAGTCAGCATTGAATGGACTTGCCATTGATGGCATTGTCAGCGGTGCAATAGCAAGCGAATATCAAAGAACAAGGATAGAAAAAGTATGCCATGAATTAAACATAAAATCTTTTATGCCTCTCTGGCATAAGAAAGAAGAAATCCTCATGGAAGAAATGATAGAAGCAGGATTTGATATAATGATTGTGGCGGTGGCGGCCGAGGGACTTGGAGAAAAATGGCTGGGAAGAATAATAGATAAAGATTGTCTTGAAGAATTGATACAAATTCGTGAGAGATATGATATAAATGTTTCCGGAGAGGGAGGGGAATATGAAACTTTTGTTCTTGACTGCCCGCTTTACAGGAAAAAGTTGGTTATTGAGGAATCTGAAAAAGAGCGGGACGGCGAAAGAGTAACTTTGAACATAAAAAAGGTGGGAATGAAAAGCAAGGAATAA